Within bacterium, the genomic segment ATTTGCCCCTCTATTATAGATAAGGTAACCTTCTTTAAAGATAAAGCTTACATACCTTTCCTTTACTCCAATATCTCCGTAATAACGCCTGCCCCTACGGTGTGGCCACCTTCACGGATAGCAAATCTTAGCTCCTTTTCCATTGCAATGGGTGTTATAAGCTCTCCTTCCAGGTTTATATTATCACCTGGCATTACCATTTCAACACCCTCTGGAAGCTTGATGGAGCCTGTAACATCGG encodes:
- the tuf gene encoding elongation factor Tu (EF-Tu; promotes GTP-dependent binding of aminoacyl-tRNA to the A-site of ribosomes during protein biosynthesis; when the tRNA anticodon matches the mRNA codon, GTP hydrolysis results; the inactive EF-Tu-GDP leaves the ribosome and release of GDP is promoted by elongation factor Ts; many prokaryotes have two copies of the gene encoding EF-Tu), whose amino-acid sequence is DVTGSIKLPEGVEMVMPGDNINLEGELITPIAMEKELRFAIREGGHTVGAGVITEILE